The genomic region GATCAGATAGGAACTGTTAATATTCATCACCTTTCTGATGATTATGGGAAAAACAATTTCTTAAGTTAAATTTCTGTAGAATTAAACTAAATAAAgatgtatatgtcaaaaaattaagataACAGAACAAATCCTTTATCAAGACTACCTTAATTACTACATAATTCTTAATTTAAACCGTGTTAACTATAAAATTTTTCCAACTCGGACTCAAAAGTTAAAAGTAAGTCTATGAATATTCCGAGCCATTCTTATAATTAATGAATACAGTGGTGACAGCCTTGGCAAGTCAGTAGTCACTTTTAACTTAGATGAATAATTTCTCGTTAAAGGCTCTAAAATTACtttaaaaagttgtttggaactTTTTAATTACGTAATTGAAAGTAGGTAGATACCTACTCAGTTGAAAGTTAATCATTATTGGTTGAAGAATGCTCTGGGTcggttttaaaaattttatgaaagaCTGAGAAGTTCGGAGAGGTGAGATTCAAAATATTGAATATTGTATTAGGGGCGGCAGTCATTtctcaattttcttctttttcttaattGAACTGTTATGTATATTTAACAACTttagttgaaatttttattatacgGGGACCTGAATATTGATTAGTGACATAATTATCACTGAGGCAAAATAAAAGAAATGTTGGAAAGGAAGTAAAGACAGCTTGTTGCAcgagataattttaaatattgtaacgTTGCCGGATGTAGGTTATTTTTAATCTTAAGGAGTTAAGGAAGAATAAAAGGATACATCTTTACCATTATTTAACTAGACAACGTCTTTACAGACAATGTCTTTACTAAAGGAAATATACTTATGTGTCTATGTAGGTCTGACCTCCTTTTCATTCATTAATGCTGGTTGGTTCGCTACATTCTGTTGATGGGTTTCtacacatttttattaaaagttattaataaagttacgttatttaatatttaaagtCAGAGACGGCAAAACAAGGATATAGACAGACAGAAAGCAAAGAAAGCAAAGGATTTTAATCAAATGTATCagcaatgaaaataataaaatactaattcaagaaaagaatgtcaaaaagagatgTAGAAAATACTTTGACAGTTTAccaaatgaagaatttgacaaaAAACCTGTGGAGGTTGAGCTAACAGAGACAATAACAGCAATGGTcacaaaataacaaacgagaaagAGGCTCAAGCGCTTAAAAAATAAAGAGaagaaaagcagtcggaccagattaTATTCCTGGTAAAGTATTGAGAGCAGTAGAAGAGACAGGAAGAATTTCGCTaacaggtctatttaatagaattttggaagttggacaaatgccagacgaatggggaagcagtatattagtacctgtttacaaaaacaacggagatatacaacaatgaaCAAACTACAGGGTATTTATTAGGACAAAAATAGAGTATttagaatgttcatttaaagatggagttactaaaaataaaatgatatctttgaatggtgaaatgattgtgaaaggcaatagttttaagtatctgggatctttattacagagtaatggagaaacagaaagagatgcatgcagtagaattaggactGGATTGATAAAGTGAAATTAAGCGAGTAGTATGTTGTAtgatagaaaaattccaatgaaactgAAAGGAAAATATTATGAGACATACATAAGATCGGCTATGACATTCGGAACTGAATGTTGGTCAGTggaaaagaaagaggaacaatgaatgtatgtggcagaaatgagaatgcttggacggatgagtggagtgaaaaaaatgataaaattaaaaatgggtaTATTAGGGGAAATCTAGGTGTGGCACGAATTGAGAGAGAGGCCAAAATGAgaaagcataggttaagatgtTTTGGTCATGTTAAATGTCAAGACcataatcacccaatacgaagaattgctcaAGTGAAGATTCCTGAAAGGAGTAAGAGACAAAGACCCAAGATATAAttttatggagaaatgcaattagggaaccGGACCCCACATACGGGTAAGGCAAAGAGACTGGTTATGATGACGATTATTTAATAATTCGTAATATCGGTTTGaaaaatgttgaatttttttttataatcttaAAAACAAAGCCGCATAGAATCAATTGCAATTTACGAAATACCTCTAGAGTCACTGCTTGGGGAAATACAGTTGTTGCTTATACAGGGTTGCGAGAAAGTCTGGCAACACGTtattttctcggaaaccgctaaaacgatttttatagattttggttaGTAAAGGCcttttaatgcggccgatattatagtggtaattacattgttgtaaaatattctgtttttctggaaatttaatgaactttcttatttcgaatggaacaccctgtatatttttcaaGTTTTGGAATTCTTAAggaatactgattatttttcatatgatattccctatacctaaatgccatattttcgtagttattgctacatttgaaaaaaaaatttaaacaatttataaaaatcaattttttcggctcgggtagacaatattttaggttctttggatcattgggaacagaaaaggtcttttataatttttctcttatgttaatcattttcgagttataaacaacttaaaactgaaaaaaaaaaacgaaaaatgacgattttcaaggttcaaaaacacaattaaaaaaaaattgaaaatacaaaCCACCTAAATTCAAGATCAAACCTTCTTCTGTCAGATACCTATAAGAACTTCTGGCAtcttttattctaaaatattgctttttaattattaatgaagcgcatatgagagaacgggcgatcgggctgcattaacaactaaaaaataatattttacaatgAAACAAGACCAAATTCCTGATCGGAAGGTGATAAAACAAGGGATGAACTTGAATTAAACGACCttgtagtttcaaaaataatactttttacttgtgtttttgaacctagaaaatcgtcatttttagatttttttcagttttaaattgtttataactcagaaACGATTAAATTTAGAGAaattaattattaactttagaaaatcaagaaagaccttttttgttcacaaTGATCCAAGGAACCTAAAATGTAGTGTACCCGGGCCGAAAGAATtggtttttataaattgtttaatttttttttaataaatgtagcaataactccgaaattacaGCATTTGGGTATAGgaaatatcatataaaaaataatcagtatccctTAAAAATcccaaaacacaaaaaatatacaggatgttccgcttgaaataagaaagttcattagatttccagaaaaacggaatatttgacaacaatgtaattaccactataatatcagccgcattaaaagaccctcactagttcagagaaataaggaaaaaaaatatcatgttggtgacacatccccctccaggccgaaaccaaattttttgagtagtattgacatctataaaaataacctatatgtttcctgcagccgattttgatgatatacatatttataaacaaatgaagatcaaaaaaccgtagattttcgcttttttcgtctgtaaccaaaaagttaagtattttaaacaaatttgagagtgagaaactcatatatcgtataaaaaacttcaatatggcgttcgctgaatatgtttatctttattggttgcttagaaaactgcaaaataaatcataaattttgagtttatataaatattcataacttgtgtaaaaattaacttagaacgtttttattacacgaattgctaaAACTTGTGGTGCTTaaattgtattttaaatttcaaagcaattggtcaaatagttttaaatttatttaatttgtttattccaaattaatttcttttgcaacgctataagtcaggaaatggggaagttacactaatactttggatagtttatgaaagaagaagatttatactattaatttaattaaaaaaaaaatgacaaaaaataattctaaatactgcaaaattattttgcaaaaacatgtgaattaaaaaagggggggctaacttcgtccctaattgtcctaggacaattatttttctttctaaatgtgtataaaaattcagtctttccaaatctgaaaaaataatttttctacgggtaacggttaaaaagttattctaattacagtggaaccccgataagtcggcccccgataacccggaagtccggctaacccggaccgattttcatcagacaaaaatttaacaaataaacaatttaacaattttatcaaataaaaatgtatgtaggccaaataatatttgagagataatgtgtatttgtgtaatttgaacacataagtacaatagtaaaaatgattcatgcacacggcggcagccagagcgaccgtctcagcttatcggaaagaacaggcacctgtctgtattcctttttctttatttatgtcaaactgtcttagcattgtttaaaaaagacgtgactatttaaaaattcttttttaaaacaatggtcttgtctgttcttaaataacaacattgttccttgtgaccgtattgtgtgtagtacagcctattaatcacttccgttctgtaatgtaatcgtgcttcagattgtgtttgctttgtctacgtaatggtaacaaaacgtaaaaatgttgtgacattggaaaagaaactagaaacattaggtaggattgataaaggcgaatctttaaaataaatttattgcagcatcataatgatattatgctaccataggtctggatcccgcgtatgaaaaaaaagttgattaatagcaagctaaaaatttattaatagcttaagggtgtctagtcggataaactttgatatatgagaacactggaacaggggcagttttaattgtggaacaggtcaaaaatttggaacggtcagaacacgaaaatggcacatttgttttatccgacagaacagacataaactctccgaacaaagattaaactctcatgcaaaaatcagactgctatttatcacctgtcataattcctgtcatttgacatattctacatgttccactcattaaaacgccaatttggtgataaatagcagtctgatttttgcatgagagtttaatctctgttcggagagtttaagtctgttctgtcggacaaaatacatgtgccgttttcgtggtctgaccgttccaaatttttaacctgttccacagttaaaacttcccctgttccagtgttcccatatattaatgtttgtccgactagacacccttaagctaataacaaattttcagcttgctatttatcaatttttttttgtacgcaggatccagacctaccatattatggtgtcggtacatctctacagtatgacttttttatgagttttttaccaagaaatgaacaaaactctacactctatacaactatacgtaatttagatgtgtactgtgcatatgtgtttcatgtttttgtaattataatggaggttatttattaatttttactatattctccggctaacccggattttcgataacccggatcggccgcggtcccgattaatccgagttatcgaggttccactgtatttataagtaagcaaaaaatcgacgtgtcttgcaaaataattttacactgtttaaaattactttttgtcatttttttttaatgaagtcaatagtataaattttcttcttccataaactgtccgaagtcttactgtaacctcataattttctgacttatagtgttgcaaaaaaaatgaatttgggataaacatattaaataacttttaaactatttgaccaatttctttgaaatttaaaatataatttaagcaccacaagtctcagcaattcgtgtaataataaggttctaagttaatttttacataagttataaatatttatatatatatatgttacagtgaaAGTTGACGTTTCAGGGAAGGTTAACCTTTACTAGTCACGGTCGACTCTCGCTGGGCATCTTAGTGAAAGTTGAATTCTGAAATAACAAGATCAACTTTCACTAGTGAAGGTTGACCATTCTTAGTGAACGTCAACCTCCCCTACAGCAGTCTAGGGAAAGTTACACAGACGTACAAACAAGATCAACATCCACTAGTGAAGGTTGACAATTCCTATAGTGAATGACAACCTCCTCTACAACAGTCTAGGGAAAGTTAGAGAGAAATAAAAGACTAATCTTAAATCACGTATACTTTTATAACAAAAGTAAATTTAGAATTTGAAAGATGAACAAATAAGAACAAAATAAAACGTGAAACTATAGTCTACAATTTAAAGACTATAATAGAGACGAAAATACTATagtcaacaataataaaattatttgttgcAACATGATAATGCTTTATGGCATTTGGAATTgcataaaacattgttttttatgcAGTAACACTTCTTTGTTTGGCACTTCTTGTTACAACTGCACTTAAAAAATCCTTGCCCACTTCCGGTTGACTGAGTAGTAGCAACTGTTCGTAAAGTAAGTGTCTTTTCCATTGGAATTTCATcttcttttataatgtttactGGACAAGTATTAAACTGGGATCTGCAAATAAAAAGATACTTGCAGGCTTAAAtgtaaaattactaattattatacTATGCGGTATTAAATACGTTCAAACAAGTTAAACTTCATAAAAGTATGGAATTTCAGTATGGAATTTTTATTGGAATTTCATcttcttttataatgtttactGGACAAGTATTAAACTGGGATCTGCAAATAAAAAGATACTTGCAGGCTTAAAtgtaaaattactaattattatacTATGCGGTATTAAATACGTTCAAACAAGTTAAACTTCATAAAAGTATGGAATTTCAGTATGGAATTTTTATTGGAATTTCATcttcttttataatgtttactGGACAAGTATTAAACTGGGATCTGCAAATAAAAAGATACTTGTAGGCTTAAAtgtaaaattactaattattatacTATGCGGTATTAAATACGTTCAAACAAGTTAAACTTCATAAAAGTATGGAATTTCAGTATGGAATTTTTATTGGAATTTCATcttcttttataatgtttactGGACAAGTATTAAACTGGGATCTGCAAATAAAAAGATACTTGTAGGCTTAAAtgtaaaattactaattattatactatgcggtattaaatacgttcaaacaagttaaacttcataaaagtattaaaaatgtaaactaaattgACGACTGTGGCCTACTTAGGGTAAGATTTTACTTGTTATAATAGAATAATAAAACTTACCGAGCATACAGCTGTTTCAGAACACCATCTCTGGTTCCTATGCGGTAAAATCCATTATCCACTACATCCAACACAACGCCAAGAATTGACCGTGCATCCCCTCGGCCTCGGTCCACATCAGGAACAGGAACTCTCACAGTGCAACCTTTGTCAACAGGTTGTAGTTTATGGTCAGATGTACTTTTCATACGTTTTGCTTGATCTGTTAGGCATTTGAATGCTTCATCTCGTTGTCTTTTAATGTCCATAGTTGATTTGTCCAGGTCAGTTAAAAGGTAACTAGTACCTTCTAAGTGTTGGTCTTCGCTGTTCTCTGTAACACTCAAATCACCCTCATTTTCAAGTGTACTGGAGGTTTCCTGTATATTTTCACCTGTATCGTGCTCACCACTAACAGTAATGTCCCTAATAACGGCTTCAAGATCTTCTTCAGACTCTACATTTGTTAAAGCTTCAGTAGGGATACTGGAAGTAGCTAATCCGTGCTTAGGTGGACATCCAAACATGGCTTCATACGGTGTTCTTTTTATGCCGCTGTGTAAAGCACTATTTTTCATCAACTGAATAAACTTCAGACCGTAGCTCCAATTAGAAGATTTGTGGTCATGCATCCATATGGTAAGCATATTTTCCACATCCTGGTTAGCCCTTTCGACACTGCCCTGACTTTGGCTATGTCTTGGTTTCCCATGGACAATTTTAAAATTAGGCCAAAAATCAACTAatccattaataattttattcACAAATTCCCGTCCATTATCTGACTGCAATACTGTTGGGGCGCCTAGCAAAGTAAAAATATCTATTATATTTTCACAAACCTCATCAGCTGTTTTAGACTTTAGTGCTCTGAGAACAACAAACTTTGTGAGATGATCTTGGTACACTAATATAAATTTATACTCGCCGTCTGGCTGCGATTGGAAATCGATTAAATCAACTTGGCATCTATGATTCAACTCTTTAAAAAGCAACGGCTTAACTACAATACCTTTCTTTAGGCTTTTTTGTTTCTGTAGGCAAGGCTCGCAGAGACTTAGAAAGATTGATATATCCTTGTAGGTTATATTcttgtattttgtttttaaatgtttcaCCATGCGATCTCGCCCACCATGTCCGGTTGTAATGTGAGCATCATTTAATATCTGAAAAAGATCTTCATCGCATATAAAATACTTGATGCTATCTTGTTCAGTTACTGGGGATATTAATTTGGTGATTCCATTCACCTCAATAACATCATACCTTTTCAAAAACCGGTAGTCATTGCCATCcttattagattttatttttaCAGTCTTAACCTTATCAATAAGAAGCTCATACTTCACCTTATTCACTGAAACACAATTCAACTTGGAATTTTCACGCTCATCTTTAAGTAGTTCGTAAAACTGCGCAGATTTAGACATTATCGTTCATTAACACTGAACCACTTTAAAACATAAGCGCACCACCTTCAGAATTAAAATACCACATCAGGATATAACACACAGTTGCACAATAACATAACCTCACCAACACTGACAGCCGGCTGGGCGGGAATGTAATATGCACAATGCTGCAGACACCAGACATCACTGGCACCAGGTCAAGGTCGTTCGCCCGCCGTGCACATCCGCCAGATGTTCAACATTCCCTAGGCTGATTCCGTGAAGGTTCACCTTCCCTAGTGAAAGCTGATATATATTttctactatcaacattcactgGTCATTTCAGTGAAGGTCGACAATCACTAGCGACGGTACACCTTGACTAATATTCAGCTttcactgtaacatatatatatatatatatataatctaaaCCTTTCTACCTAACGGTGTAAGGTGTTTACAAATACATTTCATACATCTACATCATATATAAATCGTCTCCAATCTTGCTTATTCTTGTCCCTTCGTTTCGCTTCAGTCCACGTTGTATTTTTCGTCCTCAGAATTTCTACCACTTCATCgttccaggttttctttggtctccCTCTTCCTCTCTTGTTTTGTACTTTTGCCTCCCATATGCGTTTTACCTGTCTATCatcgttcattctacacaaatGTCCAAACCATTTAAGCTTGTTCCTATCTAATATTTGTGTTATTGGTTCGACTTGTAGTTCTTCTCGCACACtgctgtttcttattctatcacgtcttgtaattccttttacttttctTAGGTACTTCATGTCCATGGAgtttattctgcttttcgatGATTATGTTAGCACCCAGCTCTCACTACCATAGGTAAGGATTGGCCTGAAGATTGTTTTATATACCATCATCTTTGTCCTGCTGCTTACTTCTCTCTTTCCAATGAATGTTCTGTTTAAGCTGTGGTACATTCTGGACGCCATGGTTATCCTTTCGTTGACttcttcttctgatcttcctccattctctattttcacacccaagtatttatatgttgttacttgttctagtttcttgttatttatctctatatttacttgTTTATCTTCATTCCCCATGACCATTATCtttgttttctccatgtttattttcatatttctctCTTCCAGCTCCTCTTTCCACATTATTAGGTTCCTTTTGAGGTCATCTTCGCTGTGTGCTAGTAACATCAGGTCGTCTGCAAATGCACATACTGAAATTCCTATAGGTTCTAGTCTGTGGTAACCAATGTGTAATTTGCGTGTCTTTGCTTCCATTACTTTTATGATGTCATCCATGAGTACGATGAATAGTGTGGGGCTCAGTACTCCTCCCTGCTTCAGTCCATCATTTATCTCAAAAGTTTCAGAATGGGTATTATCTTTCCTGATGTAGCATTTGTTACGTTTATATAAGCTTTGTATAGCCTGCCTCAGTTTGAGATCAATATTTCTTCGTTCGAGACTTTCCCATACTTTGTATTGTgaaactttatcgaatgctttttcTAAATCTATAAATGCTGCATATACTTCAGTTTTAGTAGTTCTCGTTTTTTCTGTTACTTGTTTGATCGTAAAGATGTGGTCTTGGGTACTCCGGCCTTTCCTGAACCCACTTTGTGGTTCTGCTAGGTTGTGTTCAACTATTGAACtaagttttttgtttaaaatatattcgTACGATTTTGACACCACACTTAACAACGTAATACCTCTGTAGTTGCCGCAATTTCTTGTGTCCCCTTTCTTAAAAATGGGCAATATAATTCCTGTTTTCCAATCTTCTGGTACAGTACCCAAGTGCCATGCTTTGTTGAGAATTTCTGTTAACATCTCTACCCCTGACACCCCTAGATTTTTCAGCATTTCTGGTGTGATCTTATCATGGCCTGCTGATTTTCCTACTTTTAGATGCGAGATGGCTTCCAGTACTTCATTCTTATCGATATTTTCGTCTTCGTCGTCGTGTTCTACGTTGGGGGTGGTCGTTTGTTCATGTGACTCATTACTGGTGGTTGTTCCATTTAGTAGATCTTGGAAATGCTCCTTCCATCTTTTCATAATTTCGTCTTCATCTGTCAGTAGTACATTATCTTTTGATTTGATCTGTCTTATGTTTGGTTGTTTGTCCTTTCGTAGGTTCTTCAAAACTCTGTAGAGTAACTTCTGATTTCCTTGgctattttcttctaattttgttccaaattcttcccaggaTCTCTGTTTGGCTCGGGTTACTAGTTCTTTGACATTAGTACGTTGTTCTTTATATAGCGTGTAATTATTATCTGTTCTGTCTCCGAGGTATTGTTTCCATAAACTTTTCTTTCTTTTCACTTGATCTTTAATTTCTTCGTTCCACCACCTTgtctgttttatatttttatttactactATTGTACCACATGTTTCTTTTGCTGCCTTTAGGATGGTATCCTTAAATTCTAGCCAGAGTTCTTCTAGATTCAGACTTCGCCATATTTGTCTTCTGTTTTCGATGTGTGTTTCTGTAGTGTTTTTATATTGTTCAGCAATCTTTTTGTCTTGTAGCTTATAGGATCTGATTGATTCGTTCCTATTCTTGTTCTGGCTTGTCATTTTTGTTATTTCTTGATGGTTATTATCCTCAATTTTCCACTTAGCTACTAATAAGTAGTGGTCACTGTAGATTTCTGCGCCTCTATTAATTTTCACGTCAGTTATTTCTTTTCGATTTTGTCTGTTGATTAGTACATAATCTATTATTGATCTTTCATTTCTGCTTCTAACTTCTCTGGTATATTTGTGTATATCTTTGTGCATGTAAAACGTATTCGTTACTATCAAGTTGTTCTCCATGCAAAAATTGATCAACCTATTTCCATTATTGTTTCTGGTCTCCTCTCCATGCATTCCAATTACATCTATTGTGTCATTTCCTTTTCCTACTCTACTGTTAAAATCTCCCATGATGATTAGTCTGCCATTTACGTTTTCCACTATATCTGTCAGCTCCTCCCAGAAGTCATCTTTTTTACTTGCAACTTCATCTTCACCTGGtccatatacaattattattgttgtgttaCTAGTTTGATCTATATTCatttcaatttttaatattttctcagATATAAATTCCCATCTTGTCATGTGCTTTATATGTTCTTTTGCTATAATGCAACCAACCCCTGCGGCCGCTCGTAGCCgcatatataaatatttataaaaactcaaaatttatgatttattttgcaattttctaagcaaccaataaggagagacatattcagcgaacgccatattgaaatttttcagacgatttatgagtttcttactctcaaatttgtttaaaatgcttgactttttggttatagacgaaaaaagcgaaaatttaccgtttttttatcttcatttgtttataactatatatcatcaaaatcggctgcagtaaacataaaggttattaatatagatggccatactactcaaaaaatttggtttcggcctggagggggatgtgtcacgagaaaaatcttatttctctggactacaccCACCAAAATCCATAAACATCGTTGTAAACATCCATTTGCTGTGACATGCAAAGTGTGTTACAAATTCCAACATCTTAAATTAGTTTGCTTTATTATTTACGGAAACTAAACTTAGGTaaacaattttacaatttatgaaGCTGCTCCAACCAATAACGCATTTTGTTATTTTTGGACAGAAGTAAATGGAAAAAGAGTAGCTGTGAAATTGGCACCTGTTTGTCACTTTATATACAATCATTAACAGAGAATCGAAAAAATGTGATGCATGTAACTATCTTCTTTGATACGTGTAGTGGAAAAAAACGAATCGTTAAATAGCCGCTGTATTGCTTCCTACTGTTCAATGCCATCCAACACTTGATGTCATTGAACAGAAGTTTATGGATATTGGGCATTCCTACATAGAGATACTATGCATAGTGCCATCGAAACCGCCAAAcacaaaatagatatttttagtGTACATATGTATACGAGAATATCTTTAGAATGGCAAGAAAAACCGGAAAAGGTGATAATCCTGCTTACAAATCAAGAAAAATTGAACATAaggaatttttaaatttgaataactGGCTCAgatgataataataaataaaaacaaggaTTTTGAAGGAAATATTGTTAATTGGTTAAACGTGAAATGTTTTAGGTATTAAAAACAGTTGCCAACATTATtcaatataaatataattttgtagataacTATAAAAGTATACATGTTAATTTTAAACGAACCGTTCTTAGCAAGAGAAACATAAAAGAGGACGTTTTAAAAATTCTGACCATTCCCAAATTGTACACTAAGCAGTTGCCAgtttttaaagcaaaaaaaaaggaACTTGGTGAaactttgtaaaaaaatattgtacctCCTGTTCTTGATTGCTGGTATGATAATCTACCAGTACCAACTTCAACCTTAGTAAGGGACAATGCAGCCGAACCATCATCTATtagcagtggcgtgcggtgactttttcgaatTAGTttaataaggatataaaaatattttcttaagggtcgagggtcgagcaactttccacctgataacactctgatgcgcaggggctctctatcagcaaagtacctacttaattatgtgagacgtcctgcgtacaaggactcacacactaaatccgtgacgcgtgaatgcgtgaggcactctattcccgctatttctagtgactagtgacctatcattgatctgtattgctagctcggg from Diabrotica virgifera virgifera chromosome 3, PGI_DIABVI_V3a harbors:
- the LOC126882784 gene encoding KRAB-A domain-containing protein 2-like, giving the protein MSKSAQFYELLKDERENSKLNCVSVNKVKYELLIDKVKTVKIKSNKDGNDYRFLKRYDVIEVNGITKLISPVTEQDSIKYFICDEDLFQILNDAHITTGHGGRDRMVKHLKTKYKNITYKDISIFLSLCEPCLQKQKSLKKGIVVKPLLFKELNHRCQVDLIDFQSQPDGEYKFILVYQDHLTKFVVLRALKSKTADEVCENIIDIFTLLGAPTVLQSDNGREFVNKIINGLVDFWPNFKIVHGKPRHSQSQGSVERANQDVENMLTIWMHDHKSSNWSYGLKFIQLMKNSALHSGIKRTPYEAMFGCPPKHGLATSSIPTEALTNVESEEDLEAVIRDITVSGEHDTGENIQETSSTLENEGDLSVTENSEDQHLEGTSYLLTDLDKSTMDIKRQRDEAFKCLTDQAKRMKSTSDHKLQPVDKGCTVRVPVPDVDRGRGDARSILGVVLDVVDNGFYRIGTRDGVLKQLYARSQFNTCPVNIIKEDEIPMEKTLTLRTVATTQSTGSGQGFFKCSCNKKCQTKKCYCIKNNVLCNSKCHKALSCCNK